CTTCATTCACAATTTGATCAATGTCAAGACTCTTATCAAATCCTCGTGCTTTTAGATTACCTTTCCAGGTCCTCCACTTTTTCCCCATGTTTTGCATAATCCATTTCTTGATCCCACTTGTTTCAGCCGGATGAATTATAAATTTTGCCTACGAGTGACATTAATTACCTTAATTTATAtagatgtatgtatgtatatgtcagTAGTGAAACACGGAGAAGTAAGTTAAAATTCAAATACCTTAACAAGGGTATACATGTCCTCTTTATTTTGCGGGGGAACCTTTCTCCAGTCGGGATATTCAATGCTAACATGTTCAGCCATCCTCACAAGTGTTCCAAGGTATTGAACGAGTTCATTTCCTTCATCTCCTACTGGTTTCCCATCCTTGTTAAATGTTACTCGTATTTTTTGACCACTTTTCATGTTTCATGTCTCAAACTTTTGAGTAGGACCTCTAGGCTTCTTCCGAGTAACTGATACTTATGAATATATAATGCGTTAAAAATTTTAATCTACAAACGAGAATAATCAGTAGCCAAATTAATTACATTTGCTCATGTTATCAATGTGTAGCACATTAATTACATTTGTGCATGTTACTAATATGTGAGAGCAGGCTAACATATGACAGTGTTTATTTCCGAGTTTTGGGAGTGCCAAACAAAAGACGCAAAATGCAAGTGGTAGGACTACATACCTTGTTCAACATTTTCCTCATTGTTAGACGCATCATGAACAGAAGATTCTGGATAACTATGATGCCCTCCTTCAGAATTTATCGCATCAGCTTGAGTTTGAGTACTTTCACGTCCTTCAGTTTCGTTGAGGTGCTGCTCTTCTATAGGGTCATCACTAGAAACAATACAAAGTCTCTTGCGTTTCGCCATCCTGTGAAAAAAATTATACACAACATATTGAATTAAAGCACATGATATAAACAAAATAGTTGTAGTCCTAGCATAGTTGCTGCAAAAGAAACTATAAATATCACATTAGCAAACAGTGTGCTATAAGATAAATAATTAAACTATGTGGAACAAATAATCTACTAGAAAACAATGTCCAATAAAATTCTACAGAACATATTACTATAAGATTActctattattattttctttaaggTAGCTTAGGATCCATCTTAACTACTTATATATTAGAAATAAATAATCAATAACTAATATCACCAAATATTTAGTCATTTTCATTTTCGTCATCACTATTCACATCAAGATCCATTTCTTCTGTAACGTCCATCCCATCATCACCATCATCCCCAATTCTATGCAAGTTGGGTACAACAGATGTGCTATTATTTAGATACCCTATAACCTGATCATCACCAGCTCCCATGTCAAATACATCTCTAAGTTTTACATGTCTCACAACCTCCCAATCTTTATTCTTAGGATCTATGGCATAGAACACCTTGTCAACTTGTGATGCCAAAACAAATGGATCATCAGTTATATTAGCGCCGGTGTGTGTTTTGTAGGAAAAGTTCACCAATTTCACACAATCAACTATCTTGCAGCCTCTATTAATATCGACCCAATCACATTTAAATAATATTACTCGTATAAGTCCAGAGTAGTTTAACTGGATAATGTCATTCAATTTCCCATAGTAGTTTACCGTGCCATTGACAGGCCTTCTATCCCGACTACTAGCATAACTTGCACCTTCCACAGTAACAACTACACCACTATTCTGAGTTTTTAGATACTTCTCTCTTTTTTTCGTGTGAAACCGGTAACCCTTTACAAGATAACCTGAATATCGTTTCACTGTTTTAACTGGGCCACGCGCAAGCCACTTTATCTCTTCGGTGACTGATTGATCTCCTTGCACTTCCATACGTGCAACCTGTAATAAATATTACTAACATCATATTCACATAGCTATTACgcacagacacacacacacacacacacacacacacacacacacacacatatatatatatatatacatagcatGGGATCAAAATTACCCTTTTCTGAAGCCATTCACTGAATTGTTAGCAGTGAATCTTCTCAACTTCATACTCAGGTATCCGACGAGATCGGGTTTGTCTCTTAATTAGCCCTTTATGTtccctacatatatatatatatatatcatctctAAATTAATAGGTGACCTATAAGAAAACAGTTAATATGTAAATATACAAAACATTTGTAGTCATGATTTATCTTACTCTCGAAAAGGTGTAACTGAATCAACATTAAAAAGCACATAACGATGTGCTTGAGCGAGTGAGATCTCATCAATTGCTGAATTTGAAGACCTTTTCCGAATTGATAATCGAGAACACGATTTACGTCCTAATGGTCTGCCAGGACAAAAATTGTTGGATTCCTCAAGCTCATTTTGCTCATTTTGctcattatcatcatcgtcatcattccTAACAGATCTAGTAAAGATGGTTTCAACTCCTTTGAGATATCTAGAGCAAAATGTCAAACTTTCTTGAGCTAAGTAACCTTCAGCAATTGAACCTTCAGGATGAGCTCGATTGTTCACATACGAATTAAGAGTAAGAAGGTCCCTACACAGTTAGAAAAAAATAATCAAttcacaattttagaaaaataaaaatattgtaagaaatgtttaaaAACTCATTATTTACCTTTCAATCGGGTACATCCAATGAAAAGCTACAGGACCTCCAAGTTTCACCTCCTTGACTAAGTGTATCACCAAGTGAACCATCACAGTAAAGAAGGATGGCGGGAATATCTTCTCCATTTTGCACAAAGTGACCGCAACTTTAGAATCAAGAAACTGAATATCGAAGTCGGATAAATCTTTGTAGCAAATGATTCTAAAAAAGTCACAAAGCTCAATTATAACTGAGC
The window above is part of the Rutidosis leptorrhynchoides isolate AG116_Rl617_1_P2 chromosome 1, CSIRO_AGI_Rlap_v1, whole genome shotgun sequence genome. Proteins encoded here:
- the LOC139886295 gene encoding uncharacterized protein; its protein translation is MKAALLCTISDFPGYANLSGWSTKGERACPSCGFDTDSKWLTHGRKWCYMCHRRWLSTDHPWRRDTRSFMGGQELRVAPICPSGEQVLQQLDDKGFLVDIVDGGSWKKKSIFFMLPYWEHLLLRHNLDVMHIEKNVCDNIVGTILGQEGKSKDNYKARLDLQHLGIRKELHPKKRPRSDTTFMPKACYQMTRDEKIMFLNTLKLIKPPDEFSSNISGCVQLNDRKLIGLKSYDCHMLMQEYLPIALCGTLPDHVSSVIIELCDFFRIICYKDLSDFDIQFLDSKVAVTLCKMEKIFPPSFFTVMVHLVIHLVKEVKLGGPVAFHWMYPIERDLLTLNSYVNNRAHPEGSIAEGYLAQESLTFCSRYLKGVETIFTRSVRNDDDDDNEQNEQNELEESNNFCPGRPLGRKSCSRLSIRKRSSNSAIDEISLAQAHRYVLFNVDSVARMEVQGDQSVTEEIKWLARGPVKTVKRYSGYLVKGYRFHTKKREKYLKTQNSGVVVTVEGASYASSRDRRPVNGTVNYYGKLNDIIQLNYSGLIRVILFKCDWVDINRGCKIVDCVKLVNFSYKTHTGANITDDPFVLASQVDKVFYAIDPKNKDWEVVRHVKLRDVFDMGAGDDQVIGYLNNSTSVVPNLHRIGDDGDDGMDVTEEMDLDVNSDDENEND